The following proteins are encoded in a genomic region of Deltaproteobacteria bacterium:
- a CDS encoding methyltransferase domain-containing protein, producing MDTDAIKRTSRGRGAVGIAPLPFRVLVRTLPPPAKVLDFGCGRYAAQVAQLREMGYDAVGCDLWHPGSERHIIPGAYDAVLLSNVLNVQPNPPTLKLVIDQAASCVRPGGLLLCNYPEDPRKTTTSKGWVASSWLVKSLLAEAFGHSRVLCVGGRKSPVWVCTQGGPKGLV from the coding sequence ATGGATACCGACGCGATCAAGCGCACCAGCCGGGGCCGCGGTGCCGTGGGCATCGCCCCCCTTCCCTTCCGCGTCCTGGTTCGCACGCTGCCGCCGCCGGCCAAGGTCCTCGACTTCGGCTGCGGGCGCTACGCCGCCCAGGTCGCCCAGCTCCGCGAGATGGGCTACGACGCCGTGGGCTGCGACCTGTGGCACCCGGGAAGCGAGCGGCACATCATCCCCGGGGCCTACGACGCGGTGCTCCTCTCGAACGTCCTCAACGTCCAGCCCAACCCCCCGACGCTGAAGCTCGTCATCGACCAGGCGGCGAGCTGCGTGCGCCCTGGGGGGCTCCTGCTCTGCAACTACCCCGAGGACCCCCGCAAAACGACCACGTCCAAGGGGTGGGTCGCCTCTTCCTGGCTGGTCAAGTCGCTCCTGGCCGAGGCCTTCGGTCACAGCCGCGTCCTCTGCGTAGGCGGGCGCAAGAGCCCCGTTTGGGTCTGTACCCAGGGGGGTCCCAAAGGGCTCGTCTAA